The following DNA comes from Chitinophaga nivalis.
CGCGCATTACAATCATTCGCAGGACACCAGCAACACTTCCCGGATCAGGTGGAACGAATACTTTACAGACACGCACCTGATAGCCCTGATAGATACTGCATTGCAAAATAATCAGGAGCTGCATATAACATGGCAGGAAATCGAAATTGCCAGGAACGAAGTCAGGGCAAGAAAAGGAGAATACCTGCCGTTTGTAGGCATCAGAGGCGGCGTAGGGCTCGACAAGGTAGCCCGGTATACCAATACCGGCGCCTTTGAAGCCAATACGGAGATCAAGCCGGGAAAGGAAATGCCGGATCCTTTACCAGACTACCAGTTGGGGATATATGCCAACTGGGAGCTGGATATCTGGCATAAACTCCATAATGCCCAAAAGGCTGCTGTAGCCCGCTATCTGTCTACCGTGGAAGGCAGGAATTTTGTGATTACCAATCTGGTAGCAGAAATAGCCAACTCCTATTATGAGTTACTCGCACTGGACAACCAGCTGGAGATCGTCAATAAGAATATAGCCATCCAGCAAAATGCGCTGGAAATTGTAAAACTGGAGAAAGTATCTGCCCGGGTAACGGAGCTGGCTGTACGAAAATTTGAAGCAGAAGTACTAAAAACACAAAGTCTGCAATATGATATACAACAGCAGATTACGGAAACAGAAAACAGGATCAATTTTCTGCTGGCCCGCTCTTCGCAACCCATCCTGAGAGATGGGCAACGTTTTAACGAGTTGATACCAGCTGTTGTTCACGGCGGTATCCCCTCACAGCTATTGGCCAACAGACCGGATATCAGACAGGCAGAACTGGCACTGACAGCAGCCCGGCTGGATATAAAGGTGGCGAAAGCACAATTTTATCCTTCGCTGAGCATTTCAGCGGCTATCGGCTATCGGGCATTTAATCCTTCTTATCTGCTAAAAACACCGGAGTCAATCCTGTATTCACTGGCAGGCGACCTGGTGGCGCCACTGGTCAACCGGAATGCGATAAAAGCCACCTATAGCAGTGCCAACGCCAGACAGATACAGGCCGTCTACAATTATGAACGCACGATCCTGCATGCTTACTTTGAAGTAGCCAACCAACTGGCGAAGATCAACAATCTTGAAAAAAGCTATGATCTCAAATCGAAGCAGGTAGCTGCACTGACCCAGTCCATCAATATTTCCAATGATCTGTTTAAATCAGCCCGGGCGGATTACATGGAAGTACTGATGACACAACGGGATGCGCTGGAATCAAAATTTGAACTGATCGAAACCAAAAAACAACAGCTGAATGCGATGGTGAATATTTATCAGGCCCTGGGAGGTGGATGGAATTAACTATAGTGGTAAATAAATAACAACAATAGCCGGCCTGGTTGCCGGCTATTGTTGTTTGATAACCTGTTATGCTGTTACACTACAGGAAAGTATACCTTACCCCCACCTGCATCTGTACCCGTGAGCCAAAATAATCTACACTATATGGCATACCGGGATCATCGAAAGTGAATACCGGATAGTTATCTTTATTTTGCTGCGGCGGAAACAACACCGGCGTCAGCCCCACACTGCTGGTGGAATTAAACGTATTGGGAGAAAAATATTGAATACCCCAGTTCTTATGGAGCAAATTGGTCAGGTTCATCACATCCGCAGTAATGGTAATAAAGCGGGACTTACTTTTATTTAAAAATAAATCGTGCGCTACATGCAGATCTGCCTGTATATTCCAGGGGGTGCGGCCTGCATTACGTGCCGTAAACTGCCCTCTTCTGCTGCTGAGATAAGCATTACCATCTATAAACGTATTAAATGCATCCGCCTGTACGGCTGCTGTTTTTGCAGGGAGGTCTTTAAAATAATGTACCGCTTCTTCCCGCTGCGGAATATAGACCAGCGACACCTGTTGCGGTAATCCCTGTATACTGTTATTAACAATACCATAGGTAAAAGGGCTGCCTGACTGCGCACTGAAAAACAGGCTGATATTGGTATTGCCGGCAGCTTTCCATTCCTGGTTGTAGCTGATGTTGGCGATAATACGATGCCGGATATCAAAATTACTATACGACAAAGCAGGATGATTGGGCACCAATGCCTGGTTCAGCTGCCAGTTACTTTCCATCGAATTGCGGACCCCATTGCTGAGATCTTTTGATTCACCATAGGTATACGATGCACTAACCTCCCATTTTGTACCGGCCTTTTTACTCACGGTACCGGTTACACTATATCTGTAACCCTGATTGGTATTGCTGAGCAAATAGGTATTGGAAAACCGCGGGTCTACGGTTCCATTGTAGACGGGCTGTTGCCGGGCGGTATCATATCCAAACCAGTACGCATTATCTTTCGTATTCAACTGCTGAAACAGTACATCTTTTATATTGCGGGTATACATCGCTTCTATCGTGAAGCGCCAGTCGTTTGCAGCGGCATAATCTATACCTACACTGGTACGTAACACCTGCGGTAGTACGAAATTATTATCAACCAGATCCACCTGTGTTTTACCGCTGTTGGGATTGTTGATAACAGCCCCGTTTTGTTCAATGAAATGACCGATGCCATTGGGGCCTGGCCGAAGCGCATCACTACCGCCGGCAAAGGGTTTCTGGTCTGCACGCTGATCAAAGGCACCGTAACTGTCGCCGGTATTGTAGTAGGCATAGGCCAGCCACGCGAAGGGTATCCGACCGGTAAAGAGGCCGGCCCCGCCGCGGAGTATCAGGTTCCGGTCGCCCAATACGTCGTAGCGGAAACCTATTCTGGGTGAAAGCTGCACTTTATTAAGAAAGCCGTTGGTCAGTCTGCTCAATGGCGTATAGGTATACGTTCCACCAAAGTTGGCATCCAT
Coding sequences within:
- a CDS encoding TolC family protein, with translation MSGKKFKYIGIVCLSAIYAACKVPDLAEKKVSNTIPAHYNHSQDTSNTSRIRWNEYFTDTHLIALIDTALQNNQELHITWQEIEIARNEVRARKGEYLPFVGIRGGVGLDKVARYTNTGAFEANTEIKPGKEMPDPLPDYQLGIYANWELDIWHKLHNAQKAAVARYLSTVEGRNFVITNLVAEIANSYYELLALDNQLEIVNKNIAIQQNALEIVKLEKVSARVTELAVRKFEAEVLKTQSLQYDIQQQITETENRINFLLARSSQPILRDGQRFNELIPAVVHGGIPSQLLANRPDIRQAELALTAARLDIKVAKAQFYPSLSISAAIGYRAFNPSYLLKTPESILYSLAGDLVAPLVNRNAIKATYSSANARQIQAVYNYERTILHAYFEVANQLAKINNLEKSYDLKSKQVAALTQSINISNDLFKSARADYMEVLMTQRDALESKFELIETKKQQLNAMVNIYQALGGGWN